In one Cloacibacillus porcorum genomic region, the following are encoded:
- the dut gene encoding dUTP diphosphatase, translated as MEKMTVKVKAAGGVTLPAYATPGSSGMDIRANEAAVIKAGERGCVGTGLYLEMPEGCEAQVRPRSGLALKHGVTVLNTPGTIDSDYRGEIRVILANFGKEDFKIEPGDRIAQMVFAAVTQVELEAAAELGDTERAAGGFGSTGKR; from the coding sequence ATGGAAAAGATGACCGTGAAGGTTAAGGCGGCCGGAGGGGTGACCCTTCCCGCCTACGCGACCCCCGGCTCCTCCGGCATGGACATCCGCGCCAATGAGGCCGCCGTGATAAAGGCCGGAGAGCGCGGCTGTGTTGGCACTGGGCTCTACCTTGAGATGCCCGAGGGCTGCGAGGCGCAGGTGCGCCCGCGCAGCGGCCTCGCCCTCAAGCACGGCGTCACGGTGCTCAACACCCCCGGCACGATCGATTCGGATTACCGCGGCGAGATACGCGTGATCCTCGCGAACTTCGGCAAAGAGGACTTCAAGATTGAGCCCGGCGACCGTATCGCGCAGATGGTATTCGCCGCCGTGACGCAGGTCGAACTCGAGGCCGCGGCGGAGCTCGGCGACACGGAGCGCGCGGCGGGAGGCTTCGGCAGCACGGGGAAGAGATAA
- the glpK gene encoding glycerol kinase GlpK codes for MAKYIMALDAGTTSNRCILFNEKGEICSVAQKEFTQYYPQPSWVEHDANEIWATQLGVAIEAMAKIGAKSTDIAAIGITNQRETTVVWDKNTGEPVYHAIVWQCRRTSEYCDSLREKGLADSFREKTGLVIDAYFSGTKLRWILENVPGARERAEKGELLFGTIDTWLIWKLSGGKIHVTDYSNASRTLLYNIKELKWDDEILAELNIPKCMLPEVRPSSAVYGETDEALFGDPVKIAGAAGDQQAALFGQACFTPGEAKNTYGTGCFMLMNIGDKIKYSKNGLVTTIAWGLEEGRVSYALEGSIFVAGAAIQWLRDELKIVDTSPDSEYYAKKVADTNGVYVVPAFVGLGAPYWDQYARGTIVGLTRGANKSHLIRATLESLAYQTYDVLKAMEEDSGISLAALKVDGGACKNNFLMQFQSDVIQAPVRRPMCVETTAMGAAYLAGLAVGYWKTKDDVLNNWAIDNEFKPEMCPQKAQELIDGWKKAVRCSFGWAKD; via the coding sequence ATGGCGAAGTATATCATGGCACTCGACGCGGGCACTACCAGCAACCGCTGTATCCTCTTCAACGAAAAGGGAGAAATATGCAGTGTGGCGCAGAAGGAGTTCACCCAGTATTATCCGCAGCCGAGCTGGGTCGAGCATGACGCGAATGAGATCTGGGCCACGCAGCTCGGCGTCGCCATCGAGGCGATGGCCAAGATCGGCGCGAAATCGACGGACATCGCCGCGATCGGTATCACGAATCAGCGCGAAACGACCGTCGTCTGGGATAAGAACACCGGAGAGCCCGTCTATCACGCCATCGTATGGCAGTGCCGCAGGACCTCCGAGTACTGCGACAGCCTCAGGGAAAAGGGGCTGGCAGACTCTTTCAGAGAGAAGACCGGCCTCGTCATCGACGCCTACTTCTCCGGTACGAAGCTGCGCTGGATATTGGAGAACGTTCCCGGAGCGCGCGAACGCGCGGAGAAGGGCGAACTGCTCTTCGGCACGATAGACACCTGGCTCATCTGGAAGCTATCGGGCGGAAAGATCCACGTGACTGACTATTCGAACGCCTCGCGCACGCTGCTTTATAACATAAAGGAGCTCAAATGGGACGACGAGATCCTCGCCGAGCTCAATATCCCCAAGTGCATGCTGCCAGAGGTGAGGCCCTCCAGCGCCGTTTACGGTGAGACGGACGAGGCCCTCTTCGGCGATCCGGTCAAGATCGCGGGGGCCGCGGGCGACCAGCAGGCGGCGCTTTTCGGACAGGCCTGCTTCACGCCGGGCGAAGCCAAGAACACCTACGGCACGGGATGCTTTATGCTGATGAATATCGGCGACAAGATAAAGTACTCAAAGAACGGGCTCGTCACGACGATCGCCTGGGGGCTTGAAGAGGGCAGGGTCTCCTACGCCCTCGAAGGCTCGATCTTCGTCGCCGGCGCGGCGATCCAGTGGCTCCGCGACGAGCTCAAGATCGTGGACACCTCGCCGGATTCCGAATACTACGCGAAGAAAGTAGCCGATACCAACGGCGTCTATGTCGTCCCCGCATTCGTCGGCCTCGGCGCGCCCTATTGGGACCAGTACGCGCGCGGCACGATCGTCGGCCTCACACGTGGCGCCAATAAGTCGCATCTCATCCGCGCGACGCTGGAGTCCCTGGCCTATCAGACTTACGACGTTCTCAAGGCGATGGAAGAGGACAGCGGCATCAGCCTCGCGGCCCTCAAGGTAGACGGCGGCGCATGTAAAAATAATTTCCTCATGCAGTTCCAGTCCGATGTGATACAGGCTCCCGTCCGCCGTCCGATGTGCGTTGAGACGACGGCGATGGGCGCGGCCTACCTCGCCGGTCTCGCGGTAGGATACTGGAAGACAAAGGACGACGTCCTCAACAACTGGGCCATCGACAACGAATTCAAGCCGGAGATGTGCCCACAAAAGGCGCAGGAGCTCATCGACGGCTGGAAAAAGGCGGTCCGGTGTTCCTTCGGCTGGGCGAAAGACTGA
- a CDS encoding NAD(P)/FAD-dependent oxidoreductase, translating to MKYDVLIIGGGVVGCAVARELSRRRLRIILLEKSSDICAGQSRANTAIVHGGYDAEPGTLKAKYNVAGNTMFGRVCSELEVPYRRNGSLVVSFSESDDPKLGGLLARGEKNGVSGLSIIGAEEIRRREPHLSKAASKALLVESGGIVCPYGLTIAYAENAARNGVTFIRNAAVTGIKKWRDGWHISATAGDFTADAVVNCAGVHSDEINNMVSEEKFYITPRRGEYYIVDKKYTGYFNSAIFQLPTKMGKGILVAPTVDGTLLIGPTAEDIDEREDTRTTRFGLDKVLAGASISWEDIPTRAFITSFAGVRAHCDRDDFIIGEAPDAELFFNAGGVESPGLTSAPAIGCYLAELIAERLSAADNPCFDPTRRAIPSFREMTNVERARAIAANPDYAKVVCRCENVTEAEIRQAIRRPVGARTTDGVKLRVRAGMGRCQAGFCTPRTIGILCEELGLDPLEAAKSSGASRLLSHYLFEKEAKPHA from the coding sequence TTGAAGTATGACGTCCTGATCATCGGAGGCGGCGTCGTGGGCTGCGCCGTCGCCCGCGAACTTTCGCGCCGCCGCCTCCGAATAATTCTGCTGGAAAAGTCATCTGATATCTGCGCCGGGCAGAGCCGGGCAAACACCGCGATCGTCCACGGCGGCTATGACGCCGAGCCGGGGACGCTTAAGGCAAAGTATAACGTCGCCGGCAACACGATGTTCGGCCGCGTATGTTCCGAGCTGGAGGTACCCTACAGGCGCAACGGTTCGCTAGTCGTCTCTTTCAGCGAAAGCGACGACCCTAAACTGGGCGGGCTGCTCGCGCGCGGCGAAAAAAACGGCGTCTCAGGGCTTTCGATAATCGGCGCGGAGGAGATCCGGCGGCGGGAGCCGCATCTCTCAAAGGCGGCCTCCAAGGCGCTGCTCGTTGAGAGCGGAGGGATCGTCTGCCCCTACGGCCTTACGATCGCCTACGCTGAAAACGCCGCGCGCAACGGCGTCACCTTTATCAGAAACGCGGCGGTCACCGGTATAAAAAAATGGCGGGATGGCTGGCATATCTCGGCCACGGCGGGGGATTTCACCGCCGACGCCGTCGTGAACTGCGCCGGTGTCCACTCGGACGAGATCAACAATATGGTCTCCGAAGAAAAATTTTATATCACGCCGCGCCGCGGCGAATATTACATAGTGGACAAAAAGTATACCGGTTATTTCAACTCCGCGATATTCCAGCTGCCGACAAAGATGGGAAAGGGCATCCTCGTCGCCCCCACCGTGGACGGCACGCTGCTCATCGGCCCCACCGCCGAGGATATCGATGAACGAGAAGACACGCGAACGACGCGTTTCGGCCTCGACAAGGTACTCGCGGGGGCCTCGATAAGCTGGGAGGATATTCCCACGCGCGCCTTTATAACAAGCTTCGCGGGGGTGCGCGCCCACTGCGACCGCGACGACTTCATCATTGGCGAAGCCCCCGACGCGGAGCTGTTTTTCAACGCCGGCGGCGTGGAATCTCCGGGGCTCACCTCCGCCCCCGCGATCGGATGTTACCTCGCAGAGCTGATCGCCGAGAGGCTCTCGGCGGCCGATAATCCGTGTTTCGACCCCACGCGCCGCGCCATTCCCTCCTTCCGCGAGATGACGAACGTGGAACGCGCGCGCGCGATCGCGGCAAACCCGGACTACGCCAAGGTGGTCTGCCGTTGCGAGAACGTCACCGAGGCCGAGATACGGCAGGCGATACGCCGCCCCGTCGGCGCGCGCACCACAGACGGCGTCAAGCTGCGCGTAAGGGCGGGGATGGGCCGCTGCCAGGCAGGTTTCTGTACTCCGCGGACGATCGGGATACTCTGCGAAGAGCTGGGGCTGGACCCGCTTGAAGCGGCAAAATCTTCCGGCGCCTCAAGGCTGCTCTCGCACTATCTCTTTGAAAAGGAGGCAAAGCCCCATGCGTAA
- the thrS gene encoding threonine--tRNA ligase, whose protein sequence is MAHFSTPEGKSYEAESATVRQLLDIWHLKKAIGATVGGEPVDCDRVFAEDTVFTPLFPDGEEGLHLLRHSTAHLLAHAVLRLYPEAKFGIGPAIKDGFYYDIRFPKPISEDDLPKIEAEMRRISQEKIPLVRSELSKEEAVKKFSAMGEDLKVELIEGIEGETLSVYAEGDFVDFCRGPHVPHTGCCKFFKLLSLAGAYWHGDEKNEMLTRIYGTAFGSEDELKAYLRRLEEAKARDHRKLGKELDLFSIHNEGPGFPFFHPKGMVIMNTLQAFWRKEHVKRGYVEIKTPMILDRSLWLQSGHWDHYKENMYFTEIDEAPFAVKPMNCPGGILVYKNDIHSYRELPLRMAELGFVHRHERSGALHGLMRVRAFTQDDAHIYCTPEQIKDEIKAIMELDRYVYQDVFGFKYYVELSTRPEDSMGDPKLWELAEQCLKEALEETGTPYKLNPGDGAFYGPKIDFHLEDCIGRTWQCGTIQLDFQMPEKFDMTYIGKDGAEHRPVMLHRTVLGSLERFMGILIENYAGAFPYWLAPVQTKLLPVAAEYLPYAEEMAKRLKEQDIRVEIDARDEKLGKKIRDAQIQKVPYMLVIGAKEAENGTLAVRERSKGDLGAMTFEEFLAQTKTEFNPL, encoded by the coding sequence ATGGCACATTTTTCAACACCGGAGGGTAAAAGCTACGAGGCGGAGAGCGCGACAGTGCGCCAGCTGCTTGACATATGGCATTTGAAAAAGGCGATCGGGGCCACGGTCGGCGGCGAGCCCGTGGACTGTGACAGGGTATTCGCGGAGGATACGGTCTTTACGCCGCTCTTCCCCGACGGCGAGGAGGGGCTTCACCTTCTGCGCCATTCGACGGCGCATCTTCTCGCGCACGCCGTGCTGCGCCTCTATCCCGAGGCGAAGTTCGGCATCGGCCCCGCGATAAAGGACGGCTTCTATTACGATATCCGCTTCCCGAAGCCGATCTCAGAGGACGACCTGCCGAAGATCGAGGCCGAGATGCGCCGGATATCGCAGGAGAAGATCCCGCTGGTACGCAGCGAGCTCTCCAAAGAGGAGGCGGTGAAAAAGTTCTCCGCGATGGGCGAGGACCTCAAAGTCGAACTCATCGAGGGCATAGAGGGCGAAACGCTCTCCGTATACGCCGAAGGGGACTTCGTGGACTTCTGCCGCGGCCCGCACGTACCGCATACCGGCTGCTGCAAATTCTTCAAGCTGCTTTCGCTCGCGGGGGCCTACTGGCACGGTGATGAGAAAAACGAAATGCTTACGCGCATCTACGGGACGGCCTTCGGCTCGGAGGACGAGCTCAAGGCCTATCTGCGCCGCCTGGAAGAGGCGAAGGCGCGCGACCACCGCAAGCTCGGCAAAGAGCTTGACCTCTTCTCAATCCATAACGAGGGGCCCGGCTTCCCCTTCTTCCACCCGAAGGGCATGGTCATCATGAACACCCTGCAGGCCTTCTGGCGCAAAGAACATGTGAAGCGCGGCTACGTGGAGATCAAGACGCCGATGATCCTTGACCGTTCACTGTGGCTCCAGTCGGGCCACTGGGACCACTATAAAGAGAACATGTACTTTACGGAGATAGACGAAGCGCCGTTCGCCGTGAAGCCGATGAACTGCCCCGGCGGCATCCTCGTCTACAAGAACGACATCCACAGCTACCGCGAACTGCCGCTGCGTATGGCGGAGCTCGGCTTCGTCCACCGCCATGAGCGTTCCGGCGCGCTGCACGGCCTCATGCGCGTGCGCGCCTTTACGCAGGACGACGCGCACATCTACTGCACGCCGGAGCAGATAAAAGACGAAATAAAGGCGATCATGGAGCTGGACCGCTACGTCTATCAGGACGTATTCGGCTTCAAATACTATGTGGAGCTTTCCACGCGCCCCGAGGACTCGATGGGCGACCCGAAGCTCTGGGAGCTCGCCGAACAGTGCCTCAAAGAGGCGCTTGAGGAGACCGGCACGCCCTACAAACTCAACCCCGGCGACGGCGCCTTCTACGGCCCGAAGATCGACTTCCACCTCGAGGACTGCATCGGCCGTACCTGGCAGTGCGGCACGATCCAGCTCGACTTCCAGATGCCGGAGAAGTTTGACATGACCTACATCGGCAAGGACGGCGCGGAGCACCGCCCCGTCATGCTTCACCGGACCGTCCTCGGCAGCCTTGAGCGCTTCATGGGTATCCTCATAGAAAACTACGCGGGCGCTTTCCCGTACTGGCTGGCCCCCGTGCAGACCAAGCTGCTGCCCGTAGCCGCCGAATACCTGCCTTACGCCGAAGAGATGGCCAAACGGCTCAAAGAGCAGGACATCCGCGTGGAGATCGACGCGCGCGACGAAAAGCTCGGCAAGAAGATCCGCGACGCGCAGATTCAGAAAGTTCCCTACATGCTCGTCATCGGCGCGAAAGAGGCCGAAAACGGCACGCTCGCCGTCCGCGAACGCTCAAAGGGCGACCTCGGCGCGATGACATTCGAGGAATTTCTCGCCCAGACAAAGACGGAATTCAACCCGCTGTAA
- a CDS encoding polyribonucleotide nucleotidyltransferase, whose amino-acid sequence MKRIFELELYGKKMSFEVGRLAKQANAALLARHGDTALLVTTVLAEKAREGLDFFPLLVDFEERYYSAGKVPGGFIKREGRPSETAILSGRMIDRSIRSLFPEWMRNDVHVVSTVMSVDQKNPANILGINGASLALAISDIPWNGPIGAVRIGCINGELVVNPDETDIPNSTLDLVVAGHRGGITMVEAGAKEVSEDLLVDAMELANEAVRKIVDFIDGVVAEIGKPKAQLPAPAVIEEIDNWVKDNLTDEIYEAVQINQKQARGAAIAAAQQKAEDQFAESYPDSSKYIASLMDEMVKKAVRKLLVTDRKRADGRAMDELRPITCEVDILPMTHGSALFTRGETQSLGVTTLGMIGLDDQMMDGLKLDEPSKRFILHYNFPPYSVGEVRPMRGPGRREIGHGALAERALRAVFPDDESFPYVVRQVSDILESNGSSSMASVCSGSLSMMAAGVPVKKAVAGIAMGLIADGGQICILTDIQGLEDHYGDMDFKVAGTRDGVTALQMDNKAGGITRQILTDALTQAKRGRFQILDIMDSAIAAPRPDLAPTAPKIVTFNIDPEKIRDVIGSGGKTIRGIVQQTGAKVDVEDSGKVSVAAVNDDAAQMAVKIIKDIVREVEAGETFVGTVTRMLSFGAFVEVLPGKEGLLHVSEISNYRVPTIEEAFEIGDKVIVTVKEIDDMHRVNLSRKRILDKLDELALDPVFAEQVPAEKAREERYSQFPKGGGERRDGGGRDRGDRDRGDRGHDRSRGGSSDGDRQGRPARRFERDRKN is encoded by the coding sequence ATGAAACGGATTTTTGAACTGGAACTATACGGCAAAAAGATGTCCTTTGAAGTGGGACGTCTTGCGAAGCAGGCGAATGCCGCGCTGCTTGCCAGGCATGGAGATACTGCGCTTCTCGTGACGACGGTGCTCGCGGAGAAGGCGCGCGAGGGACTTGACTTTTTCCCTCTGCTTGTAGACTTTGAAGAACGCTACTATTCCGCCGGCAAGGTGCCGGGCGGATTCATAAAACGCGAGGGACGTCCCTCTGAGACGGCGATCCTCAGCGGACGCATGATCGACCGCTCGATACGTTCCCTCTTCCCCGAGTGGATGAGGAACGACGTCCATGTCGTGTCGACCGTCATGTCCGTCGACCAGAAAAACCCCGCGAATATCCTCGGCATCAACGGCGCGTCACTCGCGCTCGCGATCTCCGACATTCCCTGGAACGGCCCGATAGGGGCGGTGCGCATCGGCTGCATCAACGGCGAGCTCGTCGTGAACCCCGATGAGACGGACATCCCCAACAGCACGCTGGACCTTGTGGTCGCCGGCCACAGGGGCGGCATCACGATGGTCGAGGCGGGAGCGAAAGAGGTCTCCGAGGACCTTCTTGTAGACGCCATGGAGCTCGCCAACGAAGCGGTCCGCAAAATAGTGGACTTCATCGACGGCGTGGTCGCCGAAATAGGCAAGCCGAAGGCCCAGCTCCCCGCGCCCGCAGTCATCGAAGAGATAGACAACTGGGTGAAAGACAACCTCACCGACGAAATATACGAGGCGGTACAGATCAACCAGAAGCAGGCGCGCGGCGCGGCGATCGCCGCGGCCCAGCAGAAGGCCGAAGACCAGTTCGCCGAAAGCTATCCCGATTCGTCAAAGTATATCGCCTCGCTGATGGACGAAATGGTCAAGAAGGCGGTCCGCAAGCTGCTCGTTACGGACAGAAAACGCGCCGACGGACGCGCGATGGACGAGCTTCGCCCGATCACCTGCGAGGTCGACATCCTGCCGATGACGCACGGTTCGGCGCTCTTCACACGCGGCGAGACCCAGTCATTGGGAGTCACCACCCTCGGCATGATCGGACTTGACGATCAGATGATGGACGGCCTCAAGCTTGACGAACCCTCCAAGAGATTTATCCTGCACTACAACTTCCCGCCCTACTCGGTGGGCGAGGTGCGCCCGATGCGCGGCCCCGGACGCCGCGAGATCGGCCACGGCGCGCTGGCGGAACGCGCGCTCCGCGCCGTATTCCCCGACGACGAATCATTCCCCTACGTCGTGCGCCAGGTCTCCGATATTCTGGAGTCCAACGGCTCCAGCTCGATGGCCTCCGTATGCAGCGGCAGCCTTTCGATGATGGCGGCTGGCGTGCCGGTGAAAAAGGCCGTTGCCGGCATCGCGATGGGACTCATCGCCGATGGCGGGCAGATCTGCATCCTCACCGACATCCAGGGCCTTGAGGACCACTACGGCGACATGGACTTCAAAGTCGCCGGTACGCGCGACGGCGTCACCGCTCTGCAGATGGACAACAAGGCCGGCGGCATCACCCGCCAGATACTGACGGACGCCCTCACGCAGGCCAAGAGGGGCCGCTTCCAGATACTAGACATAATGGACAGCGCGATCGCTGCTCCGCGTCCCGACCTCGCCCCCACCGCTCCGAAGATCGTCACCTTCAACATCGATCCGGAAAAAATCCGCGACGTCATCGGTTCCGGCGGAAAGACGATCCGCGGCATAGTCCAGCAGACCGGCGCCAAAGTCGACGTCGAAGACAGCGGCAAAGTCAGCGTCGCGGCGGTCAACGACGACGCGGCCCAGATGGCGGTTAAGATCATCAAAGACATCGTGCGCGAGGTAGAGGCGGGCGAGACATTCGTCGGCACCGTGACAAGAATGCTCTCCTTCGGCGCCTTCGTCGAAGTGCTGCCCGGCAAAGAGGGGCTGCTCCACGTCAGCGAGATCAGCAACTACCGCGTGCCGACGATCGAGGAGGCCTTCGAGATCGGCGATAAAGTGATCGTGACGGTGAAAGAGATCGACGACATGCACCGCGTCAACCTCAGCCGCAAACGTATACTTGATAAGCTTGACGAACTTGCCCTCGATCCTGTGTTCGCGGAGCAGGTGCCCGCGGAAAAGGCGCGCGAAGAGAGATACTCGCAGTTCCCCAAGGGCGGCGGCGAGCGCAGAGACGGCGGCGGACGCGACAGAGGCGACCGTGACCGCGGAGACCGCGGCCATGACCGTTCACGCGGCGGCAGCTCCGACGGCGACAGACAGGGCCGTCCGGCGCGTCGTTTTGAAAGAGACCGTAAGAACTAA
- the rpsO gene encoding 30S ribosomal protein S15 → MIEKDKKQSIIEEYKTHEADTGSTEVQVAVLTARIRELTEHMRAHKKDFHSRRGLLIMVGKRRKLLQYLKRKDFMRYQTLIQRLGLRH, encoded by the coding sequence ATGATCGAAAAGGATAAGAAACAGTCAATTATTGAAGAGTATAAGACACACGAGGCCGATACCGGCTCCACAGAGGTGCAGGTGGCGGTCCTCACGGCGCGCATCCGCGAACTCACGGAGCACATGAGGGCGCACAAGAAGGACTTCCACAGCCGCCGCGGACTCCTCATCATGGTCGGAAAGCGCCGCAAGCTTCTCCAGTACCTCAAGAGGAAGGACTTCATGCGTTACCAGACGCTCATCCAGCGCCTCGGGCTGCGTCACTAA